A region of Trachemys scripta elegans isolate TJP31775 chromosome 24, CAS_Tse_1.0, whole genome shotgun sequence DNA encodes the following proteins:
- the PMF1 gene encoding polyamine-modulated factor 1 — MAAAGGEGPARAEGEGATGGFTSLPAQEEEPGRGQLFDTVVDAFLEKLVAAGSYQRFANCYHRFYKLQPEMTRSIYDQFISQLQTSIQEEIREIKKEGNLEDLFASMDRIVEEAKNREQPAWRPSGIPEEDLHSAMVPYLLKHQTYLRRALKEKEEENRKLAEAVLAGRERISEMQQQIQNRKQTWQAISKEQRELILTFQEPE, encoded by the exons ATGGCGGCGGCGGGCGGCGAGGGCCCGGCGCGGGCGGAGGGCGAGGGGGCCACCGGCGGCTTCACTTCCCTGCCAGCCCAGGAGGAAGAGCCAGGCCGCGGGCAGCTCTTCGACACCGTGGTGGACGCTTTCCTGGAGAAACTGGTGGCCGCCGGCAG TTACCAGAGGTTTGCAAACTGCTACCATCGCTTCTATAAACTCCAGCCTGAAATGACCAGAAGTATTTATGATCAGTTTATATCCCAACTGCAAACTTCCATTCAG GAGGAGATTCGTGAGATAAAGAAGGAAGGGAATCTTGAGGACCTCTTTGCCTCGATGGATAGAATTGTGGAGGAAGCAAAGAATCGGGAACAGCCCGCGTG GCGTCCCAGTGGGATCCCGGAGGAAGATCTTCATAGCGCCATGGTGCCGTACCTCCTGAAGCACCAGACGTACCTGCGTAGAGCCctgaaagaaaaggaagaggagaacaGGAAGTTGGCAGAGGCTGTATTGGCCGGACGGGAGAGAATCTCAGAGATGCAGCAGCAGATACAAAATCGCAAGCAAACATGGCAG GCAATTAGTAAAGAACAGAGAGAACTAATCCTGACGTTCCAGGAGCCTGAATGA
- the SLC25A44 gene encoding solute carrier family 25 member 44, which produces MEDKRNIPIIEWEHLDKKKFYVFGVCMTMMIRVSVYPFTLIRTRLQVQKGKSHYNGTFDAFVKILRAEGAAGLYRGFLVNTFTLISGQCYVTTYELTRKYVSKYNNSNVVKSLVAGGSASLVAQSITVPIDVVSQHLMMQREGESMGRFKVRYQDCKRNVVFGQTKDILVQIFNADGLRGFYRGYVASLLTYIPNSAVWWPFYHFYAEQLSFLTPKDCPHLLLQAISGPLAAATASTLTNPMDVIRARVQVEGKSSIILTFKQLMAEEGPWGLTKGLSARIISATPSTIVIVVGYETLKKLSLRPELVDSRHW; this is translated from the exons ATGGAGGACAAACGCAACATCCCGATCATCGAGTGGGAGCATCTGGACAAGAAGAAGTTCTATGTGTTCGGTGTCTGCATGACCATGATGATCCGGGTGAGCGTTTACCCCTTCACGCTCATCCGAACACGGCTGCAGGTCCAGAAGGGCAAGAGTCACTACAATGGGACCTTCGACGCCTTTGTGAAGATATTACGGGCGGAAGGGGCAGCTGGGCTGTACCGGGGCTTCTTGGTCAACACCTTCACCCTGATTTCAGGCCAGTGCTACGTGACCACCTACGAGCTCACCCGCAAGTACGTCTCCAAGTACAACAACAGCAACGTCGTCAAGTCGCTGGTGGCTGGCGGCTCAGCCTCCCTGGTGGCGCAGAGCATCACAGTGCCCATAGATGTCGTTTCCCAGCACCTCATGATGCAGCGCGAGGGGGAGAGCATGGGCAGGTTCAAAGTGCGGTACCAAGACTGCAAACGTAACGTGGTCTTCGGCCAGACCAAGGACATCCTTGTACAGATCTTCAACGCGGACGGACTGAGAGGCTTCTACAGGGGCTACGTGGCCTCTCTGCTCACCTATATTCCCAACAGTGCGGTTTGGTGGCCTTTCTACCACTTCTATGCAG AACAGCTCTCTTTCCTGACACCTAAAGACTGTCCACACCTCCTCCTCCAAGCTATATCTGGGCCACTCGCAGCTGCAACGGCTTCCACTCTGACCAACCCCATGGACGTCATCAGGGCTCGCGTGCAG GTGGAAGGCAAGAGCTCCATCATTCTCACTTTCAAGCAACTAATGGCAGAGGAAGGCCCGTGGGGCCTCACTAAAGGCCTCTCCGCCCGTATCATATCGGCCACCCCTTCCACCATCGTCATAGTGGTGGGGTATGAAACGCTGAAGAAGTTGAGCCTCCGCCCAGAGCTTGTGGACTCTAGACATTGGTAG